The window CACTGGTTGTTAGCCGGGTGAAACCGTTTCCATGTAGCGTTGCGTATCGGCTGCGTCGATCGATCCCAATTCCCAGCACTTGTCCATTGATCGGTGGTGATGTCAGTGGGGGCCAGGGCGAAAAGACGATTAATACAACTTGGTCCAATGGACTCACCATTGATTGATTAAGTTTGCCTGCGTAGGTGGTTAGCGTACGTGGCCAACTCACCCGATCCTTTTTATGTTTATTGCATGACATCGCCAGCCCGTCCAATCACATCAAATCTCCCGGCATTGTTCACGCCATGAAAAATGAACGATTGGATATTATATCCCCTTAGTTTATTTACTGGCTATATATACTCCTAATTGCTCATCTCTGTCCACCATGGATACGTTACTGATCAGAATAAAGAAAAAAGGAATAGATTACTGATTTTATTTCGGGGAATAGTTTACTGATTGGATTCTCCTAATTGGCTACAGGCAATCTGGCATCATGAGCCAGGATTCAGCAGCACGTCTCTGTTGGCATCTAGTAGCACTCTTTATTTATCTGCTTTAAAATAAGATGATCTAGTTTTATCTGATCAAGACTGTGTGATCGAAATACGCAAAACATGTTCAGTgctcggggagagagagagaaaagatgaACCATGCTCCATTACAGGATACCGAACTATTACCTAACTTGAAAAGGAAGTTGCCACAGAGATCGGACGacaaattttattaaaataaataaaagtgctttataaaaaagggaaaagaacaCATAACAAATAATACACTTTCTTCAGAAAATGTCTTTCACCAGCAGTAGCTGATTGATCGCCCACTACTACTTAGTCTGTCAAAACCATGTTTTTCTTAGAAAAATTGCTTCCAAACTAATGGTAATTAACGTGGTCCTGATAGCTACTCCGAATAATCAAACCCATATAAATTTCCAGTTCAAACGCATATGCGTTCCAAAGACAAATTTTACAAGCGACCGTAGCCTATCCCCGTTCGTACTTTTGAAAGTACTTCTATATACCAACCCCGGTTTTTTATTTGACTTAAACCCTTTTGACGTTAGTCTTACAAAGTCGATGAATATAATTGGAGGTGTTCCTCAAATTATAGACAAAGATCGATGCTtaaacatataattaattaatagtatTCCTATTTCTTAAATGCTTGGATCTGCTCCGATCTCCATACAAAGTCAAAACCAAATAGACGAGATCAGCGTGATCGAGCTGGATGCCTGGATCCAAGGTCAGGGACACACACACGGCCATGCCAGGAAGGCAGAAACACGGTGGTTTGACGGAGAACTTAACAAACGCCATTTTTTTATCACTAAGCCGGTGTCTGTAGCATCAATCAATTAGTCGTCGACACTGAATGCAAAACATCATCATGTGTGAATACGACTATACAGTCGAGGCCATTCAATACTTGCTTGATGTAAACATTTACCAAGACCAGAAATCTGAAATCACATGCGAGATCAAATTCAAAGTCGACTTGGGCACGTATCGATCGGCCATGCGATGTGCATGATATGATCTCCTGTTTAAGATTAGCTAAATCATGTATGTGCGTGTGGACACGTGTGCCTTGATCAATACTAAACGCCAGGACCGGGACTTGACGCACGATGCATGCCATGAGTCCAAAGacataattttcttttttatgttgAGTAATGGAACTATCGGAAAAGGTCCGACTAAGTACTCCCTACATAAAAAAATCTAACCTAAAAGGTCTGCTTAGCCAGCTCGTCTCCCTATGGGAAGCAATCCAGGATATTCTTCTCAATCAAAGCGAGCCCGATCAAATCACCTGGAAGCTTTCAAACCATGAAGAATACCCGGCCTCGTCGGCATACAAAGCGCAATGCCTGGGAACCACTAGCACCAACTTCAACGCCTTAATTTGGAGAGCCCGGCCCCCACCAAAATGTAAATTCTACGCGTGGCTTATGATCCAAAACAGGGTGTGGACTTCAGACCAGCTAGCAGCTAGAGGATGGCCAAACAGTGGGACGTGGCCCCTTTGTCGCGTGAGTCAGCAAGCCACATTCTTGTCCATTGTAGATATACTAGAAGGATTTGGAGCCTGACTGCCGCCTAGGTGGCTTACCAGCAACTAGACCCGTGCCACTGGGCTCCATATCAGAGCGTCTAAAATTGGTGGGAAATGCTAGCCAATACAAAGGAGGTGCCCAAGAAAGGCCTTCGGACCCTAATTCTTTTAATAGTTTGGgagatttggaaggaaagaaaTCGGCGGGTTTTCGAACACAAGGAGACTGCGGCACCTTATGGCAAAAATAAAAGAGGAGGCAAGAACTTGGACCATGGTGGGAGCAAAGAGGCTACAGGATTTTCTATCAAATTGTGTATAGGCCTTCTCAATTTTGTacagtttctcttttttttttacccctaGGGGTTATATTTTGTTCCCTCTATTTTAAATGAAATAGCACAATCCAGTGTTGATTCCCTTCAATTACTTCAATTATGCCGTTTGGTTATCCTTTGTTGTTACGATTTGGTGTTGTTATCGGTGTCCGTTGGGGCGGAGGAGTGGAGGGCTCTATTGTTgctggagagtcacgcattcaATTCGAGAAAGTTATTAAGAGAATAGGTTGTTGGAatgaaatatgtctatcaaaaatattttttttcagatttagaaatataactatcaaaagtaggAGGGATTACTACGAAGTGATTATTAATCAAACTAGTTCCTCATTTATGAGTATTTTGTACAGGACGCAGTAGATATATTTGCACCTATAAACTTTCAAAACGTACGAGATATACTCTCTGCCACCACTGGGGTTGAAATTATACGGGTTTTCCATGGTATATGGCAGAGGTTTTGACATGTTGGAGGACTTCTTTTTCCAAGGTTCAAGCGAGTGGCCTAACAGtcctagaaaaaaaagagagaaatagcaGAGGGCATTATAGTGGATAAGTAGAGATATAAAAAATACGACGATAGCTTTTGGGTTATCAGCTTTATCGAGCCGGACTGAACTTAGAAATCACTTAATGATGCTCCCGTGCTTTCTATTAGTAGTATTATACTACCATTAAAAATGATCTGATCCTTTCATTAATTATTAAGGCTAAATTTGCAAGCGAATAGATTGATTAAgggtaactatatatatatatatatatatatatatatatatatatatatatatcaacatATGGTCATCCAATGCGCTGACATCACTCATATTCCATCGaaataagccaaaaaaaaagaaaaaaaagtttattcaCCACTAAATGATGATTATTACTTTTCGcactttttttataataatatcCCTCTATGTTTCTAATACCGCTATTTGAAGTGATAGTTTAAGTAGATTTGAACCCTTTCAATCGAATGAGATCAATGGTTTAGATTATTTTCTAGTACCAGTAaatagcaatatatatatatatatatatatatatatatatatatatatatatatatatatatatatatatatatatatataccacttGGTTACCGCAATTATCGAAGAAACAGCTAGAAAGCAATATTCATTGACCATTGCCTTCGTAAACAGTCCTGCCTCTTAAAAGTCCATTGTTGACTTTTGGACTTCTGCAATAGTTTTGGTTGTGGGACATTTTCCCACATATCCAAGTCCACAAGCGCCAAACAAATCCGTACATGAAAGCGCCGAACGCACGGTTTCTAAAATGCGAATTGGGAAAAAACGGTTATTCCgcataaaagaaaagaacacgTACGGTCGTCCCAACACCCAGCGAGCCTATAAACCATATAGAGATTATACTTTAGGTcacatatttttattaaaaattttagttTGAACCATccttgcaacttttttttttcattttggacTATATATTGTTATCAAATGTTGCAGCTTATATCGAGTGGTCCCATATAAGTGATACGTGGACAAATAAAGTGGTTAATCCCATTGACATGTGAGCCACCAAATCTAAAGTTATAATATTTGCAAAAATAACTGGTTCAAagcgaaaaaaaataattcgtgagtgacaaaaataaaactttaacaaaaaatatatggttCAAAATTCAATTTACAATATAGGGTGTGACAGTTTGAAACGACGCAAATCGAGTCAAGCCACAAATCTCCAAGTTACTACTAGCATAGCATAGCAAGGTGAAGGTGCCATGCCAGTATGCCACCGCGTATACTCGCGTCACCCGGCTGTAACGTTGGACTCGGAACCtgcggctggctggctggctggatcGGCGAAAACGATCCACGCTGTCACACGCTCGAAGACCCGGAAAAGTCTTCTTGCGCGCACCGCGGTTGCCCTCCCGGGCGCGCGACCGCGGTGGGGCGGTGGGCTACCAGCATGCAGCTCCTCGCTCCCAAATCCCCCGCGACGTAGGGCACCGGTGACCCCGTCCCACATCCAGCCAACCACTTGCTCGTTCCGTAGTGGTGCCGTGGCGGCCTCTTCTCCCCCCTTCTCGCTATAAAAGAGCCACCACGCCGAGAGCCCATCTTGTAGTCATCTCTCGCTCGCACACAACTAATAACCAACGAAACCACGAGCAGCGGCTGATCGGTAAGCGGTAGTGGTAGTAGTAGTTTCGTTTGTACGTTGACCCAAGCAGCAGATGCCAATTGCAGCAGCCGCGGTCACctcgccaccggccgccgcgcagGTGCACGGTGTCGTGCCAAGGCATGCCTCGCCGACGCCACAGCagcgggcggcgccgcggcgggagcAGTCGCCGCTGAACCCGAGCTCGCAGTCGATCCGGTCGGCCTCCTCCGGCACCGAGCTCGCAGGTTCCGCGGCGACGGAGGCCTCCCGGGCGCACATCGCCAACCTTGACCGGGTTCTCGGGAAGCCACCGCAGGTGCCGAGGCCGGCGAGCCACGCGGCGGCGAGCAAGCaggagcggcagcagcaggaCGGGGAGCTGGAGCCGCTCAACGTCAGGCACGGCCTGCTCAACGCGCTCAACCTGTCCTTCTTCGTGCCCATGCCCGGGATGCgggcccgcaccgccgccgacgagcacaTGTCGCCTCGCAGCCTCATGCACATGCAGCAGCTCCTCTCCGCCGACTCCCCGCGCGCCTCGCCGAGGAGCACCATCGCGCCGCGCTGGCGCAGCCTCCACGGGGAAGACGGCTGGGCCGGCCTCCTCGACCCGCTCGACTCCGACCTCCGCCGCGAGCTCCTCCGCTACGGCGACTTCGTCCAGGCGGCGTACCAGGCGTTCCACTCGCTGCCCACCGCGTCGGCGAGGCACCGCGGGCTCATGCTCCCCGACCGCTCCTACCGCCCGACGCGGAGCCTCTTCGCCACCTCGGCGCTGTCCATGCCGCCGTGGGCGAAGCGCCCCAACACCCCCGAGTGGCTCACGCAGCAGTCCAACTGGATCGGATACGTCGCCGTGTGCGAGTCCGAGCGGGAGGTCGCCCGCATGGGCCGCCGCGACATCGCCATCGTGCTGCGCGGGACGGCCACCTGCCTCGAGTGGGCGGAGAACCTGCGCGCCTCGCTCGTGCCTCTCGACGGCGagagcggcgaaggcggcgggcAGGAGGAGCCCAAGGTGGCACGGGGATTCCGGAGCCTGTACAAGACGGCAGGGGAGAAGGTGAAGAGCCTCTCGGAGGAGGTCATGGGCGAGGTGCGGCGGCTCATGGAGAAGTACAAGGGCGAGGAGCTCAGCATCACGGTCGTCGGCCACAGCCTCGGCGGCGCCCTGGCGCTCCTCGTGGCCGACGAGATCGCCACCACCGTCCCCGacgcgccgcccgtcgccgtggTCTCCTTCGGCGGGCCCAAGGTCGGGAACGCCGCGTTCGTGGACAAGCTCCAGAAGAACGGCAGGGTGAACGTCCTGCGCATCGTCAACGCCGGCGACATGGTCACCAAGGTGCCCGGCGTGGCGCCGCGCCTGCCGCTCACCAAGGAGCAGTACCAGCACGTCGGCGCGGAGCTGCGCATCGACAGCAAGAACTCGCCGTGCCTCCGCCCCGACGCCGGCCCGGCGTGCCGCCACGACCTGGAGGCGTACCTGCACCTCATCGACGGGTTCACGGGGACGGGCCGCCCGTTCCGGCACGACGCGCGCCGCAGCGTGATCCGGCTGCTGCAGTTGCAGAGGGGGAACGTGAAGAAGGAGTACGTGAACCGCGCCCGGGAGCTCGGCGTCGACCCCTCGGCGCCGGTGGACGTCGGCCGGAGCATGGCGTACGGGAACTGCGCCGTCGCGAGCCCCTCCTCGTGAGACGACGAGATTGACGTCTTCTTCCAAGAGCCcttaattatgtaaatttttgtAGAAGCAGACCAACAATTCTTTCGTTAGTCAGGGGTGTCAGCGGGAAAAAAGATTTTCCCTTGTCATTTGACGTATGTATgtacagtacataaaaactattatacttgcaaaaaaaaggaaaaacattaTGCAAGTGAAAGCTTGTTATATCTTTATCACTGAAAACTACTCCATTGACTGCTAAGCCCTTCTTTGTTTTTTACTCAAAGAGAAGTACAATCTCTTGTCACTGAAAATTATTGACTGCTTCCCTTCTTTGTTTTTTACCAAGACAAGGTAGTAAAACTAGAAACGGTCAAAGCTTTGCCCGGCAAGTAGCCTCGTCTTCCACTATCAACGTCTTTCAGAAACATCAACAGGAGAAAAATGTTGAATGCTCGTGCAGTTCCAAGCTTAAGCACTTGGTGACTGTTCATGTGTGATGTGTCGTGTCTTACGTGTACCGTTGGATGCATCTCCAGCTGCAGCCAACAAACTCACCCGCATCCGCATGAGCAGCGCGCATCGCCGTGTTCTTCACTTCTTCCCATCCGTCCACTTCCACAATGcggcgcctcctcgccgcctccggccgctgCGCTCCGGCGACCCGCACCCACCATGGGCTCTTCGCGCGCGCCATCCAGATCTTGGCGCCGCCGGATCCCGTCAGTCTCCACAAGCTCTCGGCACCCGACTGCGGTTCGTGAATcttcaccctttttttttttagggttGCTGTAAATTCGCCCTCTTCTCCTCCAAAATCTATCGCCGTAATTCCGGTCACAACTCACAAAACATCGAAACAGGGAGAGGGGGTATTTTGCAAAACCTATAGGGGGTATTCTGCAGAAATTTGGATCGCTGCCATTAATATCGATCGGAAGGAGGGGCTGTTCCGCAAAATATGTTACCATCGGAGCACTCGATGGGTCGGGTCGCCGGCGGTCGGCACGgcacccctctcctctccggccgccgccaggcACGGCCTCCTCCCGCGCGGCAGCTCCCTCTCGTGCTCTCAGGTCAGCGCCGCCATCTCCTGACGCGGCGTGGGTGCCGATCCCCCGCTTCGCTTTGTATCTCCTCGGTTCCCGGCCGGGCGGAATCGGCGACTCGGCGTGGCGTCGGCGAGGCCCTGGAACAGTGGAGCGGTACAAGGAGGTAGGTCAGGGGCTTGGGAGACGCTGTACTTTGCTGCAAAGCCATCCACTTCTTGATCCCTTCCAGCAGTAGCCAGTAGCCACTCAATTCACAATATGTCTTTAGTAGTACTGCAGAGGTCCCTTCAATTATCTCTGATGGGGTGTGTGATGCTACCCAGTGATAGCAACAATGTCGATGTGCAAAAGACAGGGTCTATTAAGGACTGTTAAAGATTGTCCTCTCATGTCTTGTCTACTACTAATCTTCTGATGATTCTGTTAACCCGGGGATCAGCATGGCTTTTAGCCTTTGCCTAAATTTTCTGaagaatccttttttttttctgaaagagTTGCTCTAAAAATTCTCCCTTGTTGCGGTTCCTAAATTTGTGGGTGGAAACAGAAATCGTAGAGCTGAGGCTGGAGCGTCCGGAGGTCAAGAACGCCATCAACTGGGAAGCCATGAGGCTGCTGCGGGGTGTGGTCGAGAAGGTTGAGGCTGACGACACCGTGAAGGTCGTCCTGGTCACGAGCTCCGTGCCTGGAGTTTTCTGCGCAGGCGCCGATCTCAAGGTCTCTGTCTATTCTACTACTTGGAAATGCAAGCATGTGTTTTCATACTTCATATTTTAATACAGATCGATTAGAGCGTTTCGCATTTGAGTAGAATGGCTGTGAGAACAGTTGAGATGCAACTGCGAATTCTGAACGATCAAAGACATTGGAGTAGCTCAGTAGCTGTGGAAAAACTGCAGGAGTAAGAAATATGGATCCATGAGCTTGGTGTAGTGCTGAAAACGAAATTCATAGAAAGAAATACTGTGATGGCGTGTCACGAAGAAAATGATTCATGGAGAAAATGAAATATCATGATTGCGATCCTGGGACAGCATATGGAGGAGTCACTATCTCAAAGAACATACTATAAGAGAAAAGGAGGATGTCATGCTTTAAACAAAGGATTAAAAATTGGGGTCAATTACTAGTTGGGGCTGTGTTCTAGAGAGGAATAGCTGCTTAACCAGACAGATCATTTTAAGCTTTAAAACTTGGTACTAGAAGTTAATATAAGTCATCTTGCACAGTCCAGATGATATTGATTTCTCAACCAATTTATTTGACTTCTCGTACTTGTAGTTGCCATTAAACCAAATATTGACCTCTAGACTAGTTAAAGAACCAAAACCATCTCATGGACTATATTAAAATCATGAGATGATGTTAACAAAAACATGTTATACTGTTCCTACATGTTGTTTTTTGTTGCTTACAAAT of the Oryza sativa Japonica Group chromosome 2, ASM3414082v1 genome contains:
- the LOC4330182 gene encoding phospholipase A1-Ibeta2, chloroplastic, which encodes MPIAAAAVTSPPAAAQVHGVVPRHASPTPQQRAAPRREQSPLNPSSQSIRSASSGTELAGSAATEASRAHIANLDRVLGKPPQVPRPASHAAASKQERQQQDGELEPLNVRHGLLNALNLSFFVPMPGMRARTAADEHMSPRSLMHMQQLLSADSPRASPRSTIAPRWRSLHGEDGWAGLLDPLDSDLRRELLRYGDFVQAAYQAFHSLPTASARHRGLMLPDRSYRPTRSLFATSALSMPPWAKRPNTPEWLTQQSNWIGYVAVCESEREVARMGRRDIAIVLRGTATCLEWAENLRASLVPLDGESGEGGGQEEPKVARGFRSLYKTAGEKVKSLSEEVMGEVRRLMEKYKGEELSITVVGHSLGGALALLVADEIATTVPDAPPVAVVSFGGPKVGNAAFVDKLQKNGRVNVLRIVNAGDMVTKVPGVAPRLPLTKEQYQHVGAELRIDSKNSPCLRPDAGPACRHDLEAYLHLIDGFTGTGRPFRHDARRSVIRLLQLQRGNVKKEYVNRARELGVDPSAPVDVGRSMAYGNCAVASPSS